The Pichia kudriavzevii chromosome 3, complete sequence nucleotide sequence ATATTACAAGGTCAATTGGAATGTTGAAGGTGATCCATCAAAGGGTTTCTCATACTTGTATTTGACTTCTGAAGATTTGGCTGAACTGGAGCAAAGTGGTAAAGGATCCTCTGTGATCACTTCCaagattgttgaaaatggcGAAACTAGGCATGTCATTGAAACCATTGTTGGTATGGAAGATGGTTTAGGTGTTGAATGTTTGAAAGGTTCAGGTCTCATTGCTGGTGCGACCTCTAGGGCTTACAAGGACATTTTCACCATTACATTGGTAACATGTAGATCAGTTGGTATCGGTGCTTATTTAGTCAGATTGGGTGAAAGGGCTATCCAAGTTGAAGGACAACCAATCATTCTAACAGGTGCACCTGCAATCAACAAACTGCTAGGTAGGGAGGTTTATTCCTCTAATTTACAATTAGGTGGTACCCAAATCATGTACAAAAATGGTGTTTCACATCTAACTGCTTCAGACGACTTAGATGGTGTTGAAAAGATCATGAAATGGTTATCGTATGTTCCAGCTAAGAGAGGTCTACCTGTTCCAATTCTTGAAGGTGTTGATACTTGGGATAGACCAGTAGACTTTACTCCAACCAAAAACGAACAGTATGACGTTAGATGGATGATTGAAGGTAAGGAAACTGAAAATGGTTTTGAATATGGTTTATTTGATAAAGATTCATTCCAAGAGACCTTGTCTGGATGGGCAAAGGGTGTTGTCATTGGTAGAGCAAGGTTGGGTGGTATCCCAATGGGTGTTATTGGTGTGGAAACTAGAACAGTTGATAACTTATATCCAGCGGATCCAGCGAACCCTGATTCTACTGAATTTTTAGTTCAAGAAGCTGGTCAAGTGTGGTATCCAAATTCAGCATTCAAGACAGCACAAGCTATCAATGACTTTAACAACGGTGAACAACTTCCATTAATGATCTTAGCAAACTGGAGAGGTTTCTCTGGTGGTCAACGTGATATGTAcaatgaagttttgaagtATGGTTCATTTATCGTCGACGCTCTAGTTGATTTCAACCAGCCTATCTTTACTTATATTCCTCCAACTGGTGAACTAAGAGGTGGCTCATgggttgttgttgatccTACAATTAACAACGATATGATGGAAATGTATGCAGATATCGAATCCAGAGCAGGTGTCTTAGAGCCTGCTGGTATGGTTGGTATCAAATACAGGGAGAACAAGTTATTTGATACCATGAACAGATTGGACGACCAATGTAAAGAATTGAAGGCTAAGGTGGATGCTGCAACTaacgaagaagaaaaggcaGAACTCCAAAAATTATTGATTGCTAGACAATCCAAGTTATTGCCTGTATACCAACAAATATCTGTCCAATTTGCTGACTTGCATGATAGATCTGGACGTATGTTAGCAAAGGGTGTTATCAGGAAGGAGTTGGCATGGTCTGAAGCGAGAAGATACTTCTTCTGGAGAGTGAGAAGAAGACTAAACGAAGAATACCTAATTAAGCGGATTTCTGATCAAATACCAAATGCTACTAGGTTAGAAAAGACCGCTAGGTTGAATTCATTCTATCCTCCAACTTTGaacattgatgatgataaagCTGTTGCTCTTTGGATTGAAGATAACCACAAACAACTAGACTCTCAactcaagaaattgaagggtGATTCTGTTAAGCAGACGCTTGCCAAATTATTCAAGTCAGATATCAAGAATACTACCCAAGGATTGGCTGAAGTGCTATCATTACTACCTACcgaagaaaaagaaaaaatcttACAACTCATTAAATAGGGTCGACTACCTTGTTATGGTTAAAACTATGAGCTCCAGTatcaatttttgtttgtttgtttggatTGTTACTGCTTTCATAGCTACTACCGATATGATATcacattttcttcttcttccaccTCCTTATacatatttatattttatttagTTTCTGTTTATTTAATATTTGTTAATATTGTCTTGCTTATTGATCTTGTTACAGATGTCAGTCCATAATAAGCTTTGTGATCCTGAGTTCaataaaatacaaacaaaagcTATCAAACTGAACTTTCCTGTTGACAGCGATATggaaaaagaggaaagtTAAACTGAAGATAATGCAGGAGCCTTCGAAGAGGGTTGCTTGTATTTAAAACAACAAAGCTCCTCGAGATTGCTGACACTAGCGGTGTAggtgaaaaaatcaagggGTTTGTGCTCCTCCTTTCAAAAATAGTTGCCCCTTCATTAGACTCTTATTATATTATGTTGCCAAAGGATAATCGTTTTCTATAGATTGGTCGTCTTACAACAGAGTCCCCGTCTTTTTGATACGAGATACATCTAAAGACAACTCTTTTGCTACAGATCATCACCAATTGTTAATTTTAAAACACCTACAGTACAAACAACCTAGTACACAAGAACAAacataaaacaaaaaatacaacCTTTGTTCTAatagcaaaaaaaaaaaaaatgaaattaccaagtattttttttagctGCCTCCTTTTATTCACCTGTGTTACTTGCTTACCTGTTTATAACAAAAGGGAACGGTATCTAATCCAGCTTAAAGATCCCGATTCTGTAGAAATTCTATGTTTGCAGGATGACTCTGTGACTTCGTTTTCCCATTTACgtaaagaaataaaaaaagttttttcctttggaaaatttgaaggatttgTTGGAgaattttccaaagataTTATTGATAGAATAGCAAGGAATCCGTTGGTGGAAAAAATCACACAAGATTTTGCTATTCAAGCCTTCGACAAAGTAATATATCAGGAAGATGCACCCTCTCATTTAGTGCGGCTTTCACAAAAAGCACCGGTTGAAGAAGTAACTGATACTACGTATTACTATGGAGAGGAATCACAAGGACAAGACGTCACTGTTTACATAGTTGATACAGGGGTGTTTGTTGAGCATCCGGATTTTGAAGGTCGTGCAACACTGGGCCCCAACTTCTCAACAGACAAGAGCAACATCGACTACATTGGACATGGAACCCATGTTGCAGGAATTGTTGGATCGAAAACCTACGGTGTAGCCAAAAAAGTGAATATCCATTCAGTGAAAGTTTTGGATAGACTGGGTCAAGGGTCATTATCTTCTGTCATTGCTGGTTTAGAATATGCTGTCAAACACTCGGAAAACATTGGCAACAAGGGCGTAGTTAACTTATCCCTAGGAGCAGCAAAGAGTGCAATTTTAGATTCCGCCGTAAAAGCAGCATACGATGCTGGATTATTGGTGGTAGCAGCAGCAGGTAATAACAATAGGAATGCTTGTCAGACTTCCCCGGCAGGTTCAACCTACACATTAACTGTTGGAGCAATTGATGATAAGAGCGATACAATTGCAAGTTTCTCTAATTTTGGTTCTTGTGTAGATATATTTGCTTCCGGAGTTGAAGTACATAGTTTAAATGTCGATAAAGATGACAATGATGAGCAAGTTCTAAGTGGTACATCTATGGCTAGCCCGAGTGTGGCAGGTTTGGCAGCGACAATGCTTGAACAGGGTGTACCTCCTGAACGgattaaagaagaaatgcTAAACATTGCTATCTGGAATGCAATTCCACATTCCGatataaaattgaaaagcaGTACACATAATACCATTGTTTATAATGGTTTCGGTCGTGATGTTACTAGGGTAACAGCTAGTTGAATTAAACTAATCTCTGAAACTTTGAAACTCTTTCTGCCTGCACTCTGAAAGCTGTTATCAAGTACAGACCAAACAGTGGTAGTTTATTTTATAATTTAATGACACTAGTAAATAATAACCTTAGTTTCACATGCCAAGGGATTTAAACAAAttttataaatatacaaagTAGAGAGgctaaaaaaataaaagagtAGGAAAATATAACGTAAATCAGCACCAGTTTCATGTGATATTCTTCCAAAGATTATCCGTGCATCGAATGACTGTAACTCATAGTCAAATCGCCAGAATTCATATCATAGTTCAAACATAGCTGTGAGAATTTACACTCTTGCTGGACAGTATGGTTGATGTTTTCACTATTAGAAAGATTTAGGGCTTCAGGATCAATTGCTGAATCAGTAAAGgacattgaagaatgatCAGTAGCACATTTGAGAACCTTCTTTAAAACAGATTCATCGGTATTCCCGGAGTCTGATTCATTATTTGGCAATAGGAATTCAGCACCTGTTATTTCGTTGATCGGTACAACGTATCTGTCAtatatcaatttcaaaatattttgggAGGACCTATTATCAGAAAGTGACGATTTTAGAAGCTCATCCAATGGCACATTAGTTAGAAATATGATTCTATACAAGTCCTGTGTTTTGTTGAGTTTCAAAATAGTCAAATAATGATTA carries:
- a CDS encoding uncharacterized protein (PKUD0C09270; similar to Saccharomyces cerevisiae YCR045C (RRT12); ancestral locus Anc_6.313): MKLPSIFFSCLLLFTCVTCLPVYNKRERYLIQLKDPDSVEILCLQDDSVTSFSHLRKEIKKVFSFGKFEGFVGEFSKDIIDRIARNPLVEKITQDFAIQAFDKVIYQEDAPSHLVRLSQKAPVEEVTDTTYYYGEESQGQDVTVYIVDTGVFVEHPDFEGRATLGPNFSTDKSNIDYIGHGTHVAGIVGSKTYGVAKKVNIHSVKVLDRLGQGSLSSVIAGLEYAVKHSENIGNKGVVNLSLGAAKSAILDSAVKAAYDAGLLVVAAAGNNNRNACQTSPAGSTYTLTVGAIDDKSDTIASFSNFGSCVDIFASGVEVHSLNVDKDDNDEQVLSGTSMASPSVAGLAATMLEQGVPPERIKEEMLNIAIWNAIPHSDIKLKSSTHNTIVYNGFGRDVTRVTAS